TGTTTGCTTATTTCTTAATAATATGAATACTGCTGGAGCAGACAGGCCCTAGATCTGTGCTCTGTTCAGTGTTCCTTTCTCATTTCCATTCAcagccagaaagaaaaccattatTTCCCCTCCATGATGTGGCGTGGTTAGTGGCCTCCACCAACACAGGTGGGCTTATTTCTTGGACTGATGATTCTCTGGTCACCTGATAATCTAGTTATCCCCAAGTCTCTAATTTGGTCTGACTTCCATCTCTTTATATCCTTCCCTTCTCTACTGTACTATTACTGTCTACCAAATAAAATAACCAATGAACCTTATTTTACTTTGATTGTTGAACTATGAGCCATATAAGGTATTTTGATATAAAGAAAGGGCTCAAATGAAAGCATTTAAACCatggcttcaaaccagttcattccagttcaaacctgtgctgagaagttggATTTCTGCCCCAGAtaatactgaatcagaacctgcattttaacaagaaccCCAGGGGATTTTTACTTACGATAAATTTTGAAAAACCACCCCTTTACCAGTGGTTCTTACCTGGAGAGTTGTTCAAAGCTCTGATTTAAACTATGACAGTTTAGCTACtacaaaaagttttaaaaatctctCTGTAGAGCCATGTAGAAACTGGGTGCCAGATTTCTCCTTAGTATAATCGCCAGTTCCAGCAAAAGAGAAATCTGTTTATTTAAAATGATTAGATATAGGTGTTTTAAGTGTTCTATACTTTTTCTGAACCCAGTGAGACTGCCTTATAAGTTTGGATTCTTTGATGTTACTCATCTTTTAATTAAGAGTATAGCTAGTTATTTTCACAGGAaatcaatattttttataataatacttTGCATTTCAATTAACAGGGCAAATCTTGATTCTCGTTTCATAAATAATGTTTCCCAACCTGAAGAGCTAAAGGTCACTGAACTCTGGTTACAAATAGCAAAGCCTGAGGAATTGACAGACCAACTGCAAAATCACACAAGAGTGGCAAGAACACAGTTATATATTCTAATGTTAACTTATTAATTCATTCACAAGACCAGTGCCCCAGTATGGATTGGTTAACAGTCAGGATCTTCATACTAGCTTCATAGACTGAATTTTGTGAATGCTTATTCTGCGATAATACCTTGTTCTTTTTATGGCCCTCATTCACCACATAGTCTGTTCGACCATGGCAAGGGGGCCTAGACTATAGATCTGTACATCACAAGCTATCTGTGGGGAGGGATCAGTTTTTGTCCCTTATCAGTCTTGGGCCAAAATTTAagttaaatacaataaaaataatttggttGTTCCAGCAGTGTCAAATTGCTATAAAAGTTTCTAAATGGTTACTCTCTGCagactggtttaaaaaaaatataaagtcCCCAGACTGACACTGGTCCACTGTGAATATCATATAGACCACTCACAGAAATTACTGCCTTAACAGAAGAGTCTTTGGCCATTGTTTGagaatcactgtaccagaaaATCTGTTGctgacgagtcgattccaactcatagtaaccctgtaggacagagagaactgccccatagggtttccagggagcggctggtggattagaactgctgaccttttggttagcagctgagctcttaacaagtgcgccaccagggctctatcacTGCACCAGGCCATGCTTATTTTGATTACAAAGGTCTTCAGAAAAAAGAACCTGGActcctttttcccttttgatgGTTTCTGACTCCCTTCAGTCAGTTTATCCAAGGAGACGCTAAAGCTGATACTGATACCATTCTTATTATTGAGCTTGCAGACTTAGGTTGCATGAGAAAATCAACTTTGTTGCTTGCTCCAGTTTCTCCACTTGTAAGGCTGATGGTATTAGAAAATCTTGATCGAGTGTGAATGCTGGTTTCTTTGGAAAGAACTTCTGTGGCACCTAATAAGAGCTGCATTCAGATGGCGCCCTGTCAGGGTGACTCCAGACTGAGTGCACAGTGTAGATACTTGTTTTGTTCCCAGATGCATTTGTTTGGAAAGATGTTATATTGTATTTACATGTAATTATAAATTGCTGCTTCTGTTACCACTCTCTTTTGTGATTAAAGCTACCAGCAAAGTTCTAAATCTTGCTTACCTGGACCTCTTCCACCAGAATTTAAGTGCTTTATCGTTCATAGTAGTCTCCATTTTAGCAGAGACAACTAACTACTCAGGAGTAAAAGAGGGTCTGAAAGGCAGTGGTTTTAGTAATAGCAGCCGGCATTGTGGCGGGCCAGGAGAAAAGAGAAACCATATGGGTCTGCTGTGTACCATGGGGAGAAGGAGGACAGGAGGGTGATGGAAATGAGATGCCTCAGGTGGGTTTGATCAACTGCTATGCTTTCTAAGGCATATTTTAATACCAGAGGCTTCCAGCTGTGTAAGTACAGCATGGACACACAGATTAGGTGCGGGCTACCTGGGAAGAACCTGGGAAAGATGAGACTGCTCAGATTGGAGTAGGGAGGGGTACAGCCTGAGCAGCAATCCATAATCAAGGGATTTGGTAGTAAAAGAAAGATGGTGTAGAAAAGAACAATAAATACAGTGCTTTAGAGACCAGCCCTGTGGAGTTCCTTACTGTCACAAACTCAGTGTGCTCACCTGGTAAATGGCATCACAAGATATCAGTCACTGCAGGTACCATGGAGACAATTCTGACTTGAACCCAGAATATCTGGGTTCAAGTCCTAGACcctagatgagcatcttggtaaCCTTAATGAGCCACCTTACCTTTCTTTGCctttagtttctcatcagttaaaCATTTGCTGACCTCTGGAAGCTAGTAGGAGGTTCAAATGAGATTATATAAAATTGCAATTTATTTCTCTGTTTACCCAAAACACCAATATACCCTTCTTCCTCTCCCTGTCCCCCAGCCCACTTCCCTCAttcaaaaaaaagagggggagtaGTGGGGACGTAAGGGGGACCAGTTGctattagtgattttttttttttttaatggccattGCAGGATCATTTGGAGTCAGCATGTACCCACATTATATGACTTTTGAGCAGAGAGCCGGATGAGAGTATTTGAGCAGAAGAAAAACTTTATCCACCGCAGTGGGGGAGGGGCATCTGTTTGGCATTTTACGTAGGGATGAACACCCACATGCAAGTTATACTTAAATGTATGCTGATATATTCTTGTTTTTGTTAATCGCTATCTagtagattccgactcgtggtgaccccagttgtacagagtagaaccactccatagggttttcaaagctgtgaccttttggaagcagatcaccaggatatAGTGATATACTGTATATAAAATGATAGAGTCCTAAGACGTAAAGTCTTATAAGGAATAGTGAGCACTTAActgtcagctttttaaaaaataatataaagacAAGCATCTCCTTATAATCAAACCAACTGTCATGATTCAGACCATACAATCCATTTGTGGTTCGGAGAGAATCTTATATCCAAAGGCTGAGGAGAGCTTTCCACTAGAGAGCATTTTTTGGTTCAAAAGTAGCATGGCTTCCTTATGTCCCTTACCCTGCTTCCCCTAGTGTAACGTCTTATGTAACCATAGTACAATTGATGAAACTAGGAAATTAAGATTGACACAATACTACTCCAATACTACTAACTAATCTTCAGACTTTATTCAAATTTTACTATTTTTCCCACCCATGTCCCTGGTCTGGTATTTTCAGGATTTCACATTTATTTCTCGTATCATTTTAGTTCCCACCACTCTCGAACAATGCTTGTtagctctttttgtttgtttgtttttgttccttctttctttttttggttcatctttcctgacttttacaCTTTGAAGTATACTGGCCACTATTTTGTAGACTGCCCCTCAATTTTGGTTTGCCTGATGTTTCCTCATGGTTAGATTGAGGTTATAAATTTCCttcaaaaataccacaaagtgatgGTGTGTCTTTCCCAACGCATCATATCAGGAGGTACATGATGTCAACATGACTTATTGCTTGTGATTttaactttgatcacttggttaaggtggcATCTGCTTGGTTTTTCCACTGTGAGGTTATGATGTTTCCCTTTATAATGAATACGTACCTTGtcagtttgtttttaagaaggtGTTATGCTTTCTTAAATTGATGGCCAGGGTGGGTGCAAGTGTAGTTCACAGAGGGTTGCTAAGTATCCTGTCCTGCTGGTTGAAATGGTGCCCTAGAAAATGATAGAGTCATtatttaagtgcttgactagATTGCTCTCAATCCATGCTGAAATGGATTGCCTGACATTTCATTGTAGGATTTCTAAGTCCTACCTCCAGGCAAATCTCATAGTTGCTAGCAAAAAATGAAAGTGTGAAGTGCTTTTTAATGTATATTTAACAACACATAGTCTGGTGATTACTGATGTGTATTCCCTGTGGACCCTCTTTGCTATCAGAGGAAGATGTTAAAGAGACAACATTTTTACACATTATTCTATCTAAATCCATCACATGTTTACTTTCTAAATATCTATAACTGTGATTTATAACAAGATCGTAAAAACCCTAATACTTTAAGTCTAAATCAAACTTTGAATCATAGGATTGCAATCAATTTTCAGGAAAAGTACAATTTTCTTAAGCAATTTTTACCCTTTTCTACCATATGAAATTGCCTACTATTAAATGATACTAAAATACAACCatttaaacaaaaaagaaggaaaaatacagCTTAGTAATGGGGGTTGGGGGTAATACTACTTTATTCATCTTTTGATTCAGAAATTTACATACCTCCTATTTAAAGGAATTTTCTTCGTTGAATCCAGTGTCATGTTTCCGCTTGTGTTGAAGAAGTAAATTTTGCAAAATGTACTTAATTCCTTCCCACGGTGTCACTATTTAATAAGGATTAAGGTACCATTTTTTGCATTTATAGTGGGTTGCACAGCAAGAGTTCACGTCTTATACTAATATATGCTAAATAGTTGCATAGTACATAGATCACTTTTGTTAAAATAGCAGTATTGAAGGCATTTTAGATCACAGAGCCCCAGTGGTCTAAATTTTGTTTGCTTTGACATTATTAAACTCAAACTCAATCTGTTTCTCTAACTGTGACTCTAATTACTATATTTGCATGGCAGAAAAGTTTGCTTTGTGAGGCGACTTTTATTAACAGCGCTTGCATGTTGTTTTCTGCTCTTGTGCTCGGTGTTTCATGAGCAGACAAAGCACCTTCAATTGCATTGAGTAATTATGCACAATCAATAAGTTTTTGTGTTTGTCTTTGTTGTTTCTTTGATGTGGCCTTTAGGATGCTGCCGGCAAGGTGCTGGACCGCTGGGCCATCATGTCTCGAGAAGAGGAAATTATCACCCTTCAGCAGTTTCTGCGGTTTGgagaaaccaaatccattgtggaGCTGATGGCAATTCAGGAGAAAGAAGGGCAGGCTGTGGCTGTACCATCTTCAAAGACAGACTCGGATATAAGGACTTTCATTGAGAGCAATAATCGCACCAGGAGTCCCAGCCTCCTTGCTCACCTAGAGAACAGCAACCCTTCCAGCATTCATCACTTTGAAAACATCCCTAACAGCCTTGCATTTCTGCTTCCATTCCAGTACATAAACCCAGTCTCAGCTCCATTGCTAGGGTTGCCTCCAAATGGCCTTCTGTTAGAGCAGCCAGGGCTGAGGCTGCGGGAACCAAGCCTCTCAACCCAGAATGAATATAATGAGAGCAGCGAATCCGAAGTGTCTCCCACACCTTATAAGAATGATCAAACACCCAACAGAAATGCCCTGACCAGCATTACTAATGTGGAACCCAAAACCGAGCCAGCCTGTGTGTCCCCCATTCAGAATTCTGCCCCTGTCAGTGATCTAACCAAAACTGAACACCCCAAAAGCTCATTTCGGATTCACCGAATGAGAAGGATGGGGTCAGCCTCTCGAAAAGGAAGGGTCTTCTGCAATGCATGTGGCAAGACATTCTATGACAAAGGTACTCTCAAAATCCATTATAATGCCGTTCACCTGAAGATCAAACATCGATGCACCATTGAAGGTTGCAACATGGTCTTTAGTTCCCTGCGAAGCCGCAATCGCCACAGTGCAAACCCCAACCCTCGCCTTCACATGCCTATGCTAAGAAATAACCGAGACAAAGATTTAATTCGGGCAACATCAGGAGCTGCCACCCCGGTCATAGCAAGTATAAAATCAAATCTCACACTCACAAGCCCTGGCCGGCCCCCAATGGGTTTTACCACTCCCCCACTAGATCCTGTCTTACAGAATCCTCTCCCTAGTCAGCTGGTATTTTCTGGGCTAAAGACTGTCCAGCCAGTTCCTCCATTTTATAGAAGTTTACTCACTCCAGGGGAAATGGTGAGTCCTCCAACCTCCCTCCCAACCAGTCCCATCATTCCAAGCAGTGGTACCATGGAGCAGCACCCTCCACCACCCTCTGAGCCAACAGCGCCAGCAGTGATGATGGTCACCCATGAGCCTAGTGCCGACCTGGCCCCCAAGAAGAAGCCCAGGAAATCGAGCATGCCTGTTAAGATTGAGAAGGAGATTATTGACACCGCTGATGAGtttgatgatgaagatgatgaccCCAATGATGGCGGAGCTGTGGTCAACGACATGAGCCATGACAATCATTGCCACTCCCAAGAGGAGATGAGCCCAGGGATGTCTGTGAAGGACTTTTCTAAGCATAACAGGACCCGGTGCATTTCAAGGACTGAAATAAGAAGGGCTGACAGTATGACTTCTGAGGACCAAGAGCCTGAGCGGGACTATGAGAATGAGTCCGAGTCTTCAGAGCCCAAATTAGGTGATGAATCCATGGAAGGGGATGAGCACCTTCATAGCGAAGTGAGCGAAAAAGTCTTGATGAACAGTGAGAGGCCTGATGAGAACCACAGTGAGCCCTCTCACCAGGACATCATCAAGGTGAAGGAAGAATTTACAGACCCCACCTATGACATGTTTTACATGAGCCAGTACGGACTGTACAATGGTGGTGGGGCCAGCATGGCTGCCCTGCATGAAAGTTTTGCATCATCTCTGAATTACGGCAGCCCCCAAAAATTCTCCCCAGAAGGTGACCTGTGTTCTAGCCCAGACCCCAAAATCTGTTATGTGTGCAAGAAGAGTTTCAAAAGCTCCTACAGCGTAAAGCTTCACTACAGGAACGTTCATTTAAAAGAGATGCATGTCTGCACGGTGGCTGGCTGCAATGCTGCCTTCCCCTCTCGCCGAAGCAGAGACAGGTCAGTAAATCTCCATTGGCTGCTACTGCTGGGGGTGGAGGGTAACAGTGTCAGTCATGTTGAACTAAACATTAAAAAGCATAACATAAATGTTTTTGACGCACTGTAGAGATTGTCCACAGTGACCACATGATAACCAAGCTGCCATGCTCATGAAGGATTGTTGCAGTTGGTGCTTGTTATGATTAAGCATGCAGAATCATATGCCATCTTACCCAGTAATGCACGCCATTTTTCTCTGTgtgctgtgtatgtgtgtgtatgtgtttccaTGCATCTAGGTGTGCGTAAGTTAACTATTACACTGTTCCCTGCTTCCCCATGAACCTTCACTTAGAAGCCGCAGCttctgtgatatatatatatatatatatatttctgcttTGCCATGTGGCTTTTTTAATTAAATCAATATATTATCTTCATACACACATATTTATCCAATATAGAAACAGAAATTTACGGATGGAAAGAACCATAGGTCCAGGACATCGAGACAGCCTGCATCTCCGTAGGTATAACCAGAAATGTTGTCATTCCTTACATGAGTATTTAGTGTGTCCTTGAATTCTTTAAGACTGATGAAAATATCAGAAGAAAATGGAACCAAAGAAATTGTTGATGTGGGGAAATGGTGTGGTGGcatgggtttctttatttttacttCACAATGTCTTTGGGCACATCCCTAAAATATAGTCTACCCTGGGAATTATGCACAGAAGGGGAGGCATACATATACTTCTAGTATCAGTTAGAACATAATATGTCCAGCCCTCAGGTGACATCACACCCTAGCTATATAGCTACAGCTCAGAAATAGGCTTAAATAGAAGCAGCTGGTTCTCAACCTACAATGTTCTTTTTTAATCCTAAAGAAAATGTAATGTGTCATGGTGGTCAGCTGGGGAGTAACATAGTTATCCTACACTTGAGGTAAGCTGTGAGTACACCATTCACATAATACACCAGCCCAACTAACGTACACACCAGTTAGTTCTTCCTCCTGTATCAGATGTGGTTTTCTTGATTCTACATTGTCATTTTTAGAGTAAAATTTATTACATGGTAAAAAATCAATATGCATAAGAAATAAACAACTCAAATTTCCAAATAGCCACTGCTTAATTCCTAGTGCTTATCTCTTAGGTACAGTTTTTGACAAAGTAACCTATAATAAAAGTGCCACTAAGAAGTAGTGACCTGTCCCTAGAATACTCTTTTATCTTTATATTTGAAAAATcaactccttttaaaaacaaaagttaaatatatgtacaagcagtccctgggttacaactGTTCCTGtctttaaattgaatttttaCCTAAGTCgaaacagttaggtacagttaaTGTTTGTCTTAGCATTTGGTATATATctctctatgcataaaaaacattaaatacttccagatacactaaaacatctttaacataataataataatgttttgatgcacatcacaaggtagcacctgtttgttattacaaaccattgtatgtgcctcgaatttttaataggctttacaggaTTGGTTCATAATTATGGGTTGCACGTAAGTCAGGCATTTGAAACCTGAAGactgcctgtgtgtgtgtatgtgtgtgtgtgtgtgtgtatttttcttttctatgaaATAAAAAAGTCCCAATCCATGAAAAGCAAAATTTCTAAGAAAAATAAATCGCTTTCTTGGTACAATTCAAAACATGCTGTGAAAAGAAATCTATCTTTAAGATTTTCCCAACCCCAACCAGTTTACCTTATTCTGTAAAAATGTTCTGTGGTCATAAAGTTCTTTTCAGTTCAGAATTACCATTGACAGTCCCAGCATATGTCAGATAAGATAGCTGTACtttgaataataaaatataatactATACTCAGCCCCTCCAACCTTTGTGAGTActtctcattctttttaatttgaCAGTAGTGCACTAGCAATAATGAGGTTAATgcgttgaatttttttttaaacaaaaataaaagactcACGAAATCTgcataaaatatttatggaaatgGAGTGTCTGAAGACAAGCCAAAATTTAAGCTTATTTGCATGGATTCCTATCACAGTTTTAGTTGGTTTGCTGAAAATATTGCAAGTCATAACAATGGAATAAGTAGCTGCGGGACCAAGATGCTACTCACCCAAAACTCGGCACTTTTGTTTATGTCAAACCACTAGAAAACACAAGTGCTTGTGTTTTTATGTCCTCAAACATGAGGAGATAGTGTTGAGAGGGTGGcttgtcagagaaaaaaaaatccattgataGCACGGGAATATTTTGATCCCCATTTTTATTCTAAGAATTGGTAGCTTGGCAGTGACCAGCCATTTAGAAGTTTACACCGGTGTCTAGGACAACTAGTATATTCTGATAGGAAGAATAGTGCAGATATTCTCTGTATTCAGTAACACAGGAAGCAGAACAAACCTAAGAAAACAGTTGATACATTTCACTTGGATGAACATTACATCACacgtaattttttatttttggagtTTAATCCCACAtggcaaaggaaaaaaagcaaattgaAAAGTAAAGAGTTGTAGAATGCATTTTTTCTATTCTCACCTGAAATTTTGCCCTTTTAAAACACAAATTATAAGACATATCTTTTTAATGCTAAAAATTTGATTCCAGGTTTAAAACTTtgacttaagattttttttttttttaattttaagaagagAAACGTTCATCCTTGTGGAATCTGTGACTTGAATTAATACATATTACAAATTTAGCTACCACCAAAGAGCCAGAAATAGTCATGCATTGGGCTACTAGCCTTTTTATGTATCTCAGCAGAGTGGACTCTGACATGTAATTGAACTCCTATTTCAGTCTTTTATCATTATTTCATCAACTAATGTGGACCTCTAGTTTAATCTCCATATTCACAAAGCCTCCTGGGTCACATCTCTGATTTTCCCTGAAGACTTATCTTTATCAGTCGTGAGAAGTTTATGTCTCTGCTTTTTTCCCCGTTGATTCACTGTGAAGCTAAGACATGTTTTCTTACCTTTGTCTGAGCCAACAGACCTTCCCAAACAGAAACCCTCCTTTGCCTTTAATCCTGCTGTCCTCGGGTCCATTTCTTTCCTCTCCCCAGAGCATCAGTTCATCCATCCTTGACTCCACAGCGTCTTCTTTGTGCAAATAAAGCATTAGAGGGGATTTTGAGTGGGGCCTGGAGCATGCAAGGCTACAGGCTTCCTAGGATGCCTGTGATAGAAGTAGCAGAATAGCCCTCTTCCTTTTTATAGAAAGAGCCCTCATCATTGTGCTTACAGTACCCTGCAGGAACGGTACACAGGCCTTGCTGCAATTTTTCCAAGTTGTTATACATGAACAGTTTGCATTTTTGGTCTCCAGATAGGCATATTGGTAAGACGGAAGAAGAAATAGATTAAAGACAGTGTTTTAGATTTGGCAGTTAGTTAGCAAAGACTCCCAGACCTTTGCTTCCGGCCTTTCTAGATTGTATAAGCTCACGATGAAGCCTGTTGGAAAAGTAAGAGTGTTCTTTGTCTGATGTCAAAGAAATGAAGCAGAGAAGTAGTGGGCACATGTGAGGGGTTGTTTGGGCTGAGGTATTCCAAGCAGAGTGTCAAAGTTATCCTTTTCTACATAGTTGTGAGTGTGAGTTTAATaaattcaaaagcaaagaagaccaTTCTATGCTAATGTCAAGGAGCAGGCTAACATACAAAGTTCAGTTCATTCCATTCGTTAGGTATCTGGTAGAATATTTCTTATTCTGAGTTAATGGAAGTGAAGTAGGAATTATTTTCTCTCTAAAGAATTATGGTTCTATAAGGCGGTtgctggagcccaggtggcacacttgttaagagctcagctgctaaccaaaaggttggcagtttgaatccaccagcccccccttagaaaacctatggggcagatctactctgtcctatagggttgatatgaatctgaatcgactcaacagcagcaagtttttttggtttggaaggcAGTTGCTAAAGTGTTCAAGCCTGTGCCAGTAACTCCTTATAGTATTAGACCTGAAGGTCTCTAaccatccttccttcctctttccttgtCCCCTGATTTTCTGTTACTGAAATGCTGATCTGTCAGGGAGGAAGAGACTGGCCTGGATCACCTAGTAACATCTCCAGTCCTCAGTTTTGAAATACACGTACGAAATGCTCCCTgggaagaagaaattcaaaataACTGACCTGGAACCTACAGCCTTCATAAAGGAAATTTTCTTGAAGGCAGTATCATAATCAGAATTAGCTGGGCTTAGTTTACCtttgggaatccctgggtggtgcaaatggttaacttgcccagctgctaaccgaaagattggaggtttgagtccacccagagacccctcagaagaaaaacctggcagtctactttcaaaaaatccagccactaaaaaccctgtggagcacagtactactctgacgcacatggggtcaccatgaggtgggGTCACCTCGCAGCAACTGGCTTAGTTTACCTTTGGATATTTCTCATCCTCTGACTTGATTTTTTTATTCCAAGAGGGCTAAGTGGCCATGGATCACCTATTTTTGATGGAGGCCCATTCATAAATTATACTTGTGtttcattcagaaaaaaaaaaaaaaaactacccctCTTTCCTCTTGCCTAACATCCCTTATCATTTGGCGATATGTTAAAGTCTATTATATCTACTTCAGTAATTGACATTTTTAAAGCTACCTCAACCATAATGAAGACTTTATACCCAGAAACTGGATGATTTTCATGGAAAGAAGtatttgtttctctgtttttcatcctAAATGAGCTTCCCTgtctttgttcctttcttctctaGAAATGGTGACCACTAATTGCCGtggtttgttttaaattttatcagaAAGGTAAGCATATGTGTTTGATCTTCAAGGTGTAGGGAAGGTGATTCAGTCctatgaataaatttaaaaagaaaataatatttgctTAGGGTGACTTATAAATAAATATGAGGCAACCATTGGTGCCAAGTGTGAAGAACCTTCTCTTTGATTGTTAGTTAAATCAGTCCAGATTTAAACATGTAAACTTCTTGATTTGTGTGGAGGAAGACATCTGTATTTGGTTTATTAAAACCTGCTGATGTCTCCAGAACTAAATTTGTTCCTATATTGGCCTCTGGGTAGCTATAGCTAAAAAGCAGAGACATATAGTTTTTGCTTGTCTTATTACCTGACTTCAGCCTTGTACAGGTGTGCTGGAATAAATTAACATGAGCTACCTCTGATGAGCCAGTGCATACATTAACAACAGAGGTGAAGATGTGAAAACATGCTACCTGCCTCCTGTTATCACTTTCTCAGCATAGCAATGTCTATTTTTTCTATCATTCTCTATATTTGGAAACCTACATAGAAGTTTTTTAGAGAGAGCTTTTCAATAATTACACGATTTCACTAGACAATAGCTCCAAGAAATGAGCCACTTAGCACCAGTTCAAGATAACTATTAGTATATTTGCCCTAATATAATTAACTGTCAAATACAGTGTGTTAATACTCTCCACGTACGAGAGAACATTTTAAGACATCAGCCAtttcattttgtatatttttaccaatCACACAACAGCTCCCTGTTTgctaaaattcttttatataatgaAGTCCTCTGGCTTTTAAGTGTTAAGtaagagatctttttttttttttttcctacccttTTATTTGGTTTCACAATAGAACCAGCAGATCAATAGGTCTTTTACACTTATCTCCATTACTTTCcatcaaaagcaaacaaacaaaataaatcccCCTCCTGAGTAATTGCTAGTTGTGCCCTCCTCAAGCAACACTTTGGTAGTAAGATAAACTTCACTGTCATTCCTGTCCCTGGGGTTTTTTTTATACACTGGGAGAAGAGCAATGAGCAAAATGGTCTCCTTGTATCATGGGGAGAGACTCTGTCAAGCCTAAAGTGAGCCTCGGATCTTCCTAATGACCTCCTGCTGGCCCCGCTGGATGCAAGACAAGCTCATTTAAGCCTCTGCCGACCTGTCACTCCTCCACTGCAAGAACTACTCGTGTCACTTCCCCTGTGTTCCAAACTGTGGACCAGATAGCCAACACAGCCTAATGGCAGACAAATGACTTCCTTTTCATGATACAAAGAGATTTTTTACAAATTTCTGTTGATGGGAGTTAATGTGAAATCCCTTGTGGCTGCAGAGCTTCCATTGCACAAACATAATGCTtctgtatccaaaaaaaaaaaaaattttttttttaaatttattcttaccTTCCCTAGAAAGGAACAAGGCACTATTCTTGCCAGCATCTTCTTGAAAGCTCAGGCAAAATCATCTGTTTGAGTAATACTCACATGCTGAGTGAACAAGCGATGCTTTTCACGACGGCACTGCTTTGAAAGGGTCGTCTTTG
This DNA window, taken from Loxodonta africana isolate mLoxAfr1 chromosome 9, mLoxAfr1.hap2, whole genome shotgun sequence, encodes the following:
- the BNC2 gene encoding zinc finger protein basonuclin-2 isoform X4, with protein sequence MLYGTQAVPVRLKILLDRLFSVLKQEEVLHILHGLGWTLRDYVRGYILQDAAGKVLDRWAIMSREEEIITLQQFLRFGETKSIVELMAIQEKEGQAVAVPSSKTDSDIRTFIESNNRTRSPSLLAHLENSNPSSIHHFENIPNSLAFLLPFQYINPVSAPLLGLPPNGLLLEQPGLRLREPSLSTQNEYNESSESEVSPTPYKNDQTPNRNALTSITNVEPKTEPACVSPIQNSAPVSDLTKTEHPKSSFRIHRMRRMGSASRKGRVFCNACGKTFYDKGTLKIHYNAVHLKIKHRCTIEGCNMVFSSLRSRNRHSANPNPRLHMPMLRNNRDKDLIRATSGAATPVIASIKSNLTLTSPGRPPMGFTTPPLDPVLQNPLPSQLVFSGLKTVQPVPPFYRSLLTPGEMVSPPTSLPTSPIIPSSGTMEQHPPPPSEPTAPAVMMVTHEPSADLAPKKKPRKSSMPVKIEKEIIDTADEFDDEDDDPNDGGAVVNDMSHDNHCHSQEEMSPGMSVKDFSKHNRTRCISRTEIRRADSMTSEDQEPERDYENESESSEPKLGDESMEGDEHLHSEVSEKVLMNSERPDENHSEPSHQDIIKVKEEFTDPTYDMFYMSQYGLYNGGGASMAALHESFASSLNYGSPQKFSPEGDLCSSPDPKICYVCKKSFKSSYSVKLHYRNVHLKEMHVCTVAGCNAAFPSRRSRDRNRNLRMERTIGPGHRDSLHLRRHSANINLHRKLLTKELDDMSLDSSQPALSKDLRDEFLVKIYGAQHPLGLDVREDASSPAGTEDSHLNGYGRGMAEDYMVLDLSTTSSLQSSSSIHSSRESDAGSDEGILLDDIDGASDSGESAHKTEALALPGSLGPDMSGSLMFNSLSGSNGGIVCNICHKMYSNKGTLRVHYKTVHLREMHKCKVPGCNMMFSSVRSRNRHSQNPNLHKNMPFTSVD
- the BNC2 gene encoding zinc finger protein basonuclin-2 isoform X3; the protein is MSEEAEVDVRERDTQRDREPKRARDLTLRDSCTDNSMQFGTRTTTAEPGFMGTWQNADTNLLFRMSQQAIRCTLVNCTCECFQPGKINLRTCDQCKHGWVAHALDKLSTQHLYHPTQVEIVQSNVVFDISSLMLYGTQAVPVRLKILLDRLFSVLKQEEVLHILHGLGWTLRDYVRGYILQDAAGKVLDRWAIMSREEEIITLQQFLRFGETKSIVELMAIQEKEGQAVAVPSSKTDSDIRTFIESNNRTRSPSLLAHLENSNPSSIHHFENIPNSLAFLLPFQYINPVSAPLLGLPPNGLLLEQPGLRLREPSLSTQNEYNESSESEVSPTPYKNDQTPNRNALTSITNVEPKTEPACVSPIQNSAPVSDLTKTEHPKSSFRIHRMRRMGSASRKGRVFCNACGKTFYDKGTLKIHYNAVHLKIKHRCTIEGCNMVFSSLRSRNRHSANPNPRLHMPMLRNNRDKDLIRATSGAATPVIASIKSNLTLTSPGRPPMGFTTPPLDPVLQNPLPSQLVFSGLKTVQPVPPFYRSLLTPGEMVSPPTSLPTSPIIPSSGTMEQHPPPPSEPTAPAVMMVTHEPSADLAPKKKPRKSSMPVKIEKEIIDTADEFDDEDDDPNDGGAVVNDMSHDNHCHSQEEMSPGMSVKDFSKHNRTRCISRTEIRRADSMTSEDQEPERDYENESESSEPKLGDESMEGDEHLHSEVSEKVLMNSERPDENHSEPSHQDIIKVKEEFTDPTYDMFYMSQYGLYNGGGASMAALHESFASSLNYGSPQKFSPEGDLCSSPDPKICYVCKKSFKSSYSVKLHYRNVHLKEMHVCTVAGCNAAFPSRRSRDRNRNLRMERTIGPGHRDSLHLHTVPT